A region from the Natronoarchaeum mannanilyticum genome encodes:
- the proB gene encoding glutamate 5-kinase yields the protein MSETFELTETVDSDAVDEARELAASAELVVVKAGTNSLTDEQSNLDEAKVNKLVEDVMDLRRQGKQVLLVSSGAVGAGKGLVDLTDETVEESQALSTVGQSQLMRQYTESFERFDQTVAQLLLTENDLDDPDRFTNFTNTVETLLEWDIVPIINENDAVATEELRIGDNDMLSSSVAIGVEADLLVTLTDVDGVYTGNPKHDPSAERIDAVGSNYGAVQELVTESSSESFGGIQTKVSGARSASEHGIPAIIAKSTEDDVLDKISAEKTVGTLFVPINNKGDHEDDD from the coding sequence ATGAGTGAGACGTTCGAGCTGACCGAGACCGTCGATTCGGACGCCGTCGACGAGGCTCGCGAGCTCGCGGCGAGTGCCGAACTGGTCGTCGTCAAGGCGGGGACGAACTCGCTGACCGACGAGCAGTCGAATCTCGACGAGGCGAAGGTGAACAAGCTCGTCGAGGACGTGATGGATCTCCGCCGACAGGGCAAGCAGGTCCTGCTCGTCTCGTCCGGCGCGGTCGGCGCGGGGAAGGGGCTGGTCGACCTGACCGACGAGACGGTCGAGGAGTCCCAGGCGCTGTCGACGGTGGGCCAGTCCCAGCTCATGCGCCAGTACACGGAGAGCTTCGAGCGGTTCGACCAGACCGTCGCACAGCTCCTCCTGACGGAGAACGACCTCGACGATCCCGACCGGTTCACCAACTTCACGAACACCGTCGAGACGCTGCTCGAGTGGGACATCGTGCCGATCATCAACGAGAACGACGCCGTCGCGACCGAGGAGCTTCGCATCGGCGACAACGACATGCTGTCGTCGTCGGTCGCGATCGGCGTCGAGGCGGACCTGCTGGTCACGCTCACGGACGTCGACGGCGTGTACACGGGGAACCCGAAGCACGATCCCTCGGCCGAGCGCATCGACGCCGTCGGGAGCAACTACGGGGCGGTCCAGGAGCTCGTCACCGAGAGTTCGTCGGAGTCGTTCGGCGGCATCCAGACGAAAGTGTCCGGCGCGCGCTCCGCGAGCGAGCACGGCATCCCGGCGATCATCGCAAAGTCTACCGAGGACGACGTGTTAGACAAGATCAGCGCCGAGAAGACGGTCGGGACGCTGTTCGTCCCGATAAACAACAAGGGAGATCACGAGGACGATGACTGA
- a CDS encoding glutamate-5-semialdehyde dehydrogenase — MTEKSTEAKVEEAQTAALRIAGLSDEARADALESIADAIDANREEILAANEKDVAEAEQLLEAGEYTQALVDRLELSPSKLESIAEMVRSVADQEDPLGKTQTARELDEDLELYKNTVPIGVVGTIFESRPDALVQIAALCLRSGNAVILKGGSEASHSNRVLFELIEEATADVPDGWAQLIEARADVDTVLEMDDSIDLVMPRGSSEFVSYIQDNTSIPVLGHTEGVCHVYVDADADLSMATDIAYDAKVQYPAVCNAVETLLVHEDVAEEFLPMIAERYEDAGVEMRGDEASRAIVPMEEASDADWETEYGDLVVAVRVVESLREATGHITAHGSKHTDSIVTDDSDRAARFMRSLDSASVFHNASTRFADGYRYGLGAEVGISTGKIHARGPVGLEGLTTYQYYLEGDGQIVGTYAGADAKPFVHEDFDGSWTPGSLSDR; from the coding sequence ATGACTGAGAAATCGACCGAAGCCAAAGTGGAGGAGGCACAGACGGCCGCGCTGCGGATCGCGGGGCTATCCGACGAGGCGCGAGCGGACGCGCTGGAGTCGATCGCGGACGCGATCGACGCGAACCGCGAGGAGATCCTCGCGGCGAACGAAAAAGACGTCGCCGAGGCCGAACAGCTCCTCGAAGCCGGGGAGTACACGCAGGCGCTCGTCGACCGGCTCGAGCTCTCGCCCTCGAAACTGGAGAGTATCGCGGAGATGGTTCGGAGCGTCGCCGACCAGGAGGATCCGCTCGGGAAGACCCAGACGGCCCGGGAGCTCGACGAGGATCTGGAGCTGTACAAGAACACCGTTCCCATCGGCGTCGTCGGGACGATCTTCGAGTCCAGGCCCGACGCGCTCGTCCAGATCGCCGCGCTCTGCTTGCGGTCGGGGAACGCGGTGATCCTCAAGGGCGGCAGCGAGGCGAGCCACTCGAACCGCGTGCTCTTCGAGCTGATCGAGGAGGCGACGGCCGACGTGCCCGACGGCTGGGCGCAGCTCATCGAGGCGCGCGCCGACGTGGACACCGTCCTCGAAATGGACGACTCGATCGACCTCGTCATGCCGCGCGGTAGCTCCGAGTTCGTGAGCTACATCCAGGACAACACGAGCATCCCGGTCCTCGGGCACACCGAAGGCGTCTGTCACGTCTACGTCGACGCGGACGCCGACCTCTCGATGGCGACCGACATCGCGTACGACGCGAAGGTCCAGTACCCCGCGGTGTGCAACGCCGTCGAGACGCTGCTCGTCCACGAGGACGTCGCCGAGGAGTTCCTGCCGATGATCGCCGAGCGGTACGAGGACGCCGGCGTCGAGATGCGCGGCGACGAGGCGTCGAGAGCGATCGTGCCGATGGAAGAAGCAAGCGACGCCGACTGGGAAACCGAGTACGGCGACCTCGTCGTCGCCGTCAGGGTCGTCGAGTCGCTCCGCGAGGCGACCGGCCACATCACGGCGCACGGCTCGAAACACACCGATTCGATCGTGACCGACGACTCGGATCGCGCCGCCCGGTTCATGCGGAGCCTCGACTCGGCCAGCGTGTTCCACAACGCCTCGACGCGCTTCGCCGACGGCTACCGCTACGGGCTCGGCGCCGAGGTCGGGATCAGCACCGGAAAGATCCACGCGCGCGGTCCCGTCGGCCTCGAAGGGCTCACCACGTACCAGTACTACCTCGAAGGCGACGGCCAGATCGTCGGCACGTACGCCGGCGCCGACGCGAAACCGTTCGTCCACGAGGACTTCGACGGCTCGTGGACGCCGGGCTCGCTGTCCGACCGGTAG